In Chiloscyllium punctatum isolate Juve2018m chromosome 52, sChiPun1.3, whole genome shotgun sequence, a single genomic region encodes these proteins:
- the LOC140470697 gene encoding histone H2A-like, whose amino-acid sequence MWVESSILSGSVCEIVAMSGRGKGGGKGRAKAKSRSSRAGLQFPVGRVHRLLRKGNYAERVGAGAPVYLAAVLEYLTAEILELAGNAARDNKKTRIIPRHLQLAVRNDEELNKLLGGVTIAQGGVLPNIQAVLLPKKTSAAGSAKK is encoded by the coding sequence ATGTGGGTGGAGTCCAGCATTCTTTCTGGAAGTGTTTGTGAGATTGTGGCGATGTCTGGAAGAGGAAAGGGTGGTGGGAAAGGTCGCGCCAAGGCAAAGTCTCGGTCTTCCCGGGCTGGCCTGCAGTTCCCGGTGGGCCGTGTTCACAGGCTCTTGAGAAAGGGCAACTATGCTGAGCGTGTGGGTGCCGGAGCGCCGGTCTATCTGGCTGCGGTGCTGGAGTATCTGACGGCTGAAATCCTGGAGCTGGCCGGCAACGCGGCCCGGGACAACAAGAAGACCCGCATCATCCCCAGGCACCTACAGCTGGCCGTGCGCAACGACGAGGAGCTCAACAAGCTCCTGGGAGGGGTGACCATCGCTCAGGGCGGGGTGCTGCCTAATATCCAGGCCGTGCTGCTGCCCAAGAAAACTTCCGCTGCTGGATCTGCTAAAAAGTGA
- the LOC140470573 gene encoding histone H2B 1/2-like — MTPSVYKKGTPRLLSFILCLKVNGTMADEKKVQQTSKKGGKKIIKKAPTKGGKRRKRTRKESYSIYIYKVMKQVHPDTGISSKAMSIMNSFVNDIFERIAGEASRLAHYNKRSTISSREIQTAVRLLLPGELAKHAVSEGTKAVTKYTSSK; from the coding sequence ATGACGCCGTCAGTCTATAAAAAAGGAACTCCGAGGCTACTTTCCTTTATTCTGTGTCTGAAAGTGAACGGCACTATGGCTGATGAGAAGAAAGTACAGCAAACCTCCAAGAAGGGCGGGAAGAAAATCATCAAGAAGGCGCCAACGAAGGGCGGCAAGAGGAGGAAAAGGACTAGGAAAGAAAGTTATAGCATCTATATCTACAAAGTGATGAAGCAGGTTCACCCCGACACCGGCATCTCCTCCAAGGCCATGAGCATCATGAACTCATTCGTCAACGATATTTTCGAGCGTATCGCGGGGGAGGCTTCCCGCCTGGCCCATTACAACAAGCGCAGCACCATCAGCTCCCGGGAGATCCAGACCGCCGTGcggctgctgctgcctggggagTTGGCCAAGCACGCCGTGTCGGAGGGCACAAAGGCGGTGACCAAGTACACCAGCTCCAAGTGA